In Desulfovibrio aminophilus DSM 12254, a single window of DNA contains:
- a CDS encoding pyruvoyl-dependent arginine decarboxylase, with protein sequence MKNSVKVLCFVLAWMLLSPVFSARAEARFGPRIPTAYFVTSGAGQSDQGIPPDPYETFSYDLALREAGIENFNVVYYTSVLPPESYEVPLAEARKYFRHGSVLESIMAKAGGEKGDTVAAGVGRVWALDGAGKSIGGFAAEYERVYAGRKVSKEQALADAKKQLTASLQHELDIRGLKRKGELTFEVVSLTIEKNYGMVLAALGFVNFIYPDPFPLKAPGE encoded by the coding sequence ATGAAGAACAGCGTGAAAGTCCTTTGCTTCGTGCTGGCCTGGATGCTGCTTTCGCCGGTGTTTTCCGCCCGGGCCGAGGCCCGTTTCGGCCCCAGGATTCCCACGGCCTACTTCGTGACCAGCGGGGCGGGGCAATCCGACCAGGGCATCCCGCCGGACCCCTACGAGACCTTCTCCTACGATCTGGCCCTGCGCGAGGCGGGCATTGAGAACTTCAACGTGGTCTACTACACCTCGGTGCTGCCGCCGGAGTCCTATGAGGTGCCCCTGGCCGAGGCGCGGAAGTATTTTCGCCACGGCTCGGTGCTGGAGTCGATCATGGCCAAGGCCGGGGGCGAGAAGGGCGACACCGTGGCCGCCGGAGTCGGCCGGGTCTGGGCCCTGGACGGCGCGGGCAAGTCCATCGGCGGCTTCGCGGCGGAATACGAGCGGGTCTACGCGGGCCGGAAGGTCTCCAAGGAACAGGCCCTCGCGGACGCCAAGAAACAGCTCACGGCCTCGCTCCAGCACGAGTTGGACATCCGGGGACTGAAGCGGAAGGGCGAGCTGACCTTCGAGGTCGTCTCCCTGACCATTGAAAAGAACTACGGCATGGTCCTGGCGGCGCTCGGATTCGTGAACTTCATTTATCCCGATCCGTTTCCCTTGAAGGCCCCGGGCGAGTAG
- a CDS encoding autotransporter outer membrane beta-barrel domain-containing protein has product MTVRAVTQKTGPFPPRRLPPFLVALLAALLLAPFPARALDWRTLDQPVGAFVGNAANPDGVYAPATINTILGGIPPFDPGTDVTLIRLTRTQQYVRFYNPTDPVNPSGAVGSWMMRAGEVRGLTSAQIRDKFALPAMPTNIVQVIVPANYALYTGIAAPIAGWGDGGGLQNRAMANRPPAGIANDPWLPASSYVNAQPLAATPVLSYGFAASGERGAGMGAYMDSLAPRVGSDLEGIYDSLDTMLFTGGQADVAQAMDQFSPARFDALNRIFQRAISLQQAAIDVRADELDQGLADGDAGAPVLLAAAGGLEQLAGVLPRLGRRRADAGDWGLWLRGTGEYMRDDARKATPYSAVTAALHAGADRRLGREFVLGFGVGYARTRLDWDQDGGDCDTDTVSLTLYGLWRRAQWFVNADLGLNAAFTSARRHIRSAVADRTARSDQTGGGAGVRIRAGKRVPVGEDGWTLTPSVELGYGLHRQNSFTENGAGDLDLHVRTATSQTVRTGADLALANHLDLGNGAALVPEAALGWRRDTPLDDRGIQASFSGYSQGFTSYGDDSPADELLLRAGVIHRDAAGLTRFLRYSGTLSDHFQAHGLEAGCRWEF; this is encoded by the coding sequence ATGACCGTCCGTGCCGTGACCCAAAAGACAGGGCCGTTCCCTCCTCGCCGCCTCCCGCCTTTTCTGGTCGCTCTTCTGGCGGCGCTTCTTCTGGCGCCTTTTCCGGCCAGGGCCCTGGACTGGCGCACTCTGGACCAGCCCGTGGGCGCCTTCGTGGGCAACGCCGCGAATCCGGATGGGGTCTATGCTCCGGCAACCATCAACACCATCCTGGGCGGCATACCGCCCTTCGACCCCGGCACTGACGTGACGCTCATCCGTCTCACCCGGACGCAGCAGTACGTTCGTTTCTACAATCCCACGGACCCCGTGAACCCTTCCGGGGCGGTGGGGTCGTGGATGATGCGCGCCGGCGAAGTGCGTGGGCTCACTTCCGCGCAGATCCGCGACAAGTTCGCCCTGCCCGCCATGCCCACCAACATCGTCCAGGTCATCGTGCCCGCGAACTACGCCTTGTACACGGGTATAGCCGCCCCCATCGCTGGATGGGGCGACGGCGGCGGCCTGCAGAACCGGGCCATGGCCAACAGGCCGCCCGCCGGCATCGCCAACGATCCTTGGCTCCCGGCGTCGAGCTACGTCAATGCCCAACCTTTGGCCGCCACACCGGTGCTCTCCTATGGCTTCGCCGCCTCCGGGGAGCGCGGGGCGGGCATGGGCGCGTACATGGACTCCCTGGCCCCCCGCGTGGGGAGCGATCTCGAGGGGATCTACGACAGCCTGGACACCATGCTGTTCACCGGAGGACAGGCAGACGTGGCGCAGGCCATGGACCAGTTTTCACCTGCCCGCTTCGACGCCCTGAACAGGATCTTCCAGCGGGCCATCTCCCTGCAGCAGGCCGCCATTGACGTGCGCGCCGACGAACTGGACCAGGGGCTCGCGGACGGCGACGCGGGCGCCCCCGTCCTGCTGGCGGCGGCGGGCGGCCTGGAACAACTGGCGGGCGTACTGCCGAGGCTGGGTCGCCGTCGCGCCGACGCGGGCGATTGGGGACTCTGGCTGCGGGGCACGGGAGAATACATGCGCGACGATGCCCGGAAGGCCACGCCCTACTCGGCGGTCACGGCGGCGCTGCACGCCGGAGCCGACCGCCGCCTGGGACGGGAATTCGTGCTGGGATTCGGCGTGGGCTATGCACGCACGCGGCTGGATTGGGACCAGGACGGCGGCGACTGCGACACCGACACCGTGAGCCTCACGCTCTATGGCCTTTGGCGGCGGGCCCAGTGGTTCGTCAACGCCGACCTCGGCCTGAACGCGGCCTTCACTTCCGCCAGACGCCATATCCGGTCTGCGGTGGCGGATCGGACGGCCCGCTCGGACCAGACTGGAGGAGGGGCCGGAGTCCGCATTCGCGCGGGCAAACGCGTACCTGTAGGGGAGGACGGCTGGACCCTTACCCCGTCGGTGGAACTGGGGTACGGCCTGCACCGGCAGAACTCCTTCACGGAGAACGGAGCCGGGGATCTGGATCTCCACGTGCGGACAGCCACGTCCCAGACCGTGCGCACGGGGGCGGATTTGGCGCTGGCCAACCACCTGGACCTGGGAAACGGGGCCGCGCTTGTGCCCGAGGCCGCCCTGGGCTGGCGGCGCGACACACCGCTGGACGACCGGGGCATCCAAGCCTCGTTCAGCGGCTACAGCCAGGGATTCACGTCCTACGGCGACGACTCGCCCGCCGACGAACTGCTCCTACGCGCCGGAGTCATCCACCGCGACGCCGCCGGGCTGACGCGCTTCCTCCGGTACTCGGGAACCCTCTCCGACCATTTCCAGGCCCACGGTCTGGAGGCGGGCTGCCGCTGGGAATTCTGA
- the der gene encoding ribosome biogenesis GTPase Der → MPATIALIGRPNVGKSTLFNRLLRSNRSIVHDRPGVTRDRVYGEVREEDVRYALIDTGGMVLEAEPGGEGFEQPIFEQAREAVTEAQAILLVVDGREGLSPLDRDAATFVRQSNKPALLVVNKIDGAEQEGLLTAEFHALGFEIMPVSGAHGFGLDSLRRRVAEMARELEPEEPGEDDADRGLRLALLGRPNAGKSSLINAVIRQNRLIVSDVPGTTRDAVDVSFEAGGRLYTFVDTAGVRRKANIEDSLERFTVMRSLKTSKRADVTILVLDGAEPLSRQDKRLIAFLDAEKTPFCVVVNKIDLIGRENMPALRKHFEDALRQAPHVPVLYVSTVTRAGLGGLLPLVERIKKECALRVGTGQLNRAVREAIDRHQPPMVHRRRAKFYYLTQADEPVPTFVFFVNNADLIKPAYTRYLENSLRKTFGIRMAPLEVVYRASHEKKDEDRKG, encoded by the coding sequence ATGCCTGCGACCATCGCACTCATCGGCCGGCCCAACGTCGGCAAGTCCACGCTCTTCAACCGGCTGCTGCGCAGCAACCGGTCCATCGTGCATGACCGCCCGGGCGTGACCCGCGATCGGGTCTACGGCGAGGTCCGCGAGGAGGACGTGCGTTACGCCCTCATCGATACCGGCGGCATGGTCCTGGAAGCCGAACCGGGCGGCGAGGGGTTCGAGCAGCCCATCTTCGAGCAGGCCCGCGAGGCCGTGACCGAGGCCCAGGCCATTCTTCTCGTGGTGGACGGCCGCGAGGGCCTGAGCCCCTTGGACCGGGACGCGGCGACCTTCGTGCGACAGAGCAACAAGCCCGCCCTGCTGGTGGTGAACAAGATCGACGGTGCGGAGCAGGAAGGCCTGCTCACGGCCGAGTTCCACGCCCTGGGCTTCGAGATCATGCCCGTGTCCGGGGCCCACGGCTTCGGCCTGGACTCCCTGCGCCGCCGCGTGGCCGAGATGGCCCGTGAACTGGAACCGGAGGAGCCGGGAGAGGACGATGCGGATCGGGGCCTGCGCCTGGCTTTGCTGGGTCGCCCCAACGCCGGGAAATCCTCGCTCATCAACGCCGTGATCCGCCAGAACCGGCTCATCGTCAGCGACGTCCCGGGCACCACCCGGGACGCGGTGGACGTCTCCTTCGAGGCCGGGGGCAGGCTTTATACCTTCGTGGACACGGCTGGCGTTCGTCGCAAGGCCAACATCGAGGACAGCCTGGAGCGGTTCACGGTCATGCGTTCGCTCAAGACGAGCAAGCGCGCCGACGTGACCATCCTGGTTCTGGACGGGGCCGAGCCGCTCTCGCGCCAGGACAAGCGGCTCATCGCCTTCCTGGACGCCGAGAAGACGCCCTTCTGCGTGGTGGTGAACAAGATCGACCTCATCGGCCGGGAGAACATGCCCGCGCTGCGCAAGCATTTCGAGGATGCCCTGCGCCAGGCCCCGCATGTGCCCGTGCTCTACGTCTCCACCGTGACCAGGGCGGGCCTGGGCGGTCTGCTGCCCCTGGTGGAGCGGATCAAGAAGGAGTGCGCCCTGCGCGTGGGCACGGGCCAGCTCAACCGGGCCGTTCGCGAGGCCATCGACCGGCACCAGCCGCCCATGGTCCATCGCCGCCGGGCCAAGTTCTATTACCTGACCCAGGCTGACGAGCCGGTGCCCACTTTCGTCTTCTTCGTCAACAATGCGGATCTCATCAAGCCCGCCTACACGCGCTACCTGGAGAACTCGCTGCGCAAGACCTTCGGCATCCGCATGGCCCCGCTGGAAGTGGTTTACCGCGCGAGCCACGAGAAGAAGGACGAGGACCGGAAAGGTTGA
- the mtnA gene encoding S-methyl-5-thioribose-1-phosphate isomerase gives MTDHIQFSPEKDALVLLDQRLLPTRVEWFDCTGTEDVCFALKVMVVRGAPAIGVTAAYGCYLAARETAREGAADWAKALTARLDRIENARPTAVNLAWAVREMRRVWAERKTSSLDELAAVWLARAKEIHLADIEMCKAMGRFGADLIDEGDTVMTHCNAGALATAGYGTALGVIRGAVDAGKKIQVIANETRPFLQGARLTAWELHRDGIPVRVACDNACALLMKRGLVQKVVVGADRIAANGDAVNKIGTFGVALLARNFGIPFYVAAPVYTIDPATATGDDVPIEDRDPREVTHVGQTQVVPDGVSVYNLAFDPTPAALIAGIVTERGVLRPPYGEAIRKLFA, from the coding sequence ATGACCGATCACATTCAGTTTTCTCCGGAAAAGGACGCCCTGGTCCTGCTGGACCAGCGCCTGCTGCCCACCCGGGTGGAGTGGTTCGACTGCACGGGCACGGAAGACGTCTGCTTCGCGCTTAAGGTCATGGTCGTGCGCGGGGCCCCGGCCATCGGCGTGACGGCGGCTTACGGCTGCTATCTGGCCGCCCGCGAGACCGCCCGCGAGGGCGCGGCCGACTGGGCCAAGGCCCTGACCGCGCGCCTGGACCGGATCGAGAACGCCCGGCCCACGGCCGTGAACCTGGCCTGGGCCGTGCGCGAGATGCGCCGTGTCTGGGCCGAGCGCAAGACGTCCTCCCTGGACGAGCTGGCCGCCGTGTGGCTGGCCCGGGCCAAGGAAATTCACCTAGCCGACATCGAGATGTGCAAGGCCATGGGCCGCTTCGGCGCGGATCTCATCGACGAGGGCGACACGGTCATGACCCACTGCAATGCCGGAGCCCTGGCCACGGCGGGCTACGGCACGGCCCTAGGCGTGATCCGGGGCGCGGTGGACGCGGGCAAGAAGATCCAGGTCATCGCCAACGAAACCCGGCCGTTCCTCCAGGGCGCGCGACTCACGGCCTGGGAGCTGCACCGCGACGGCATCCCGGTGCGCGTGGCCTGCGACAACGCCTGCGCCTTGCTCATGAAGCGCGGGCTGGTGCAGAAGGTCGTGGTCGGCGCGGACCGCATCGCGGCCAACGGCGACGCGGTGAACAAGATCGGCACCTTCGGCGTGGCCCTGCTGGCCAGGAACTTCGGCATCCCGTTCTACGTGGCCGCGCCAGTCTATACCATCGACCCGGCCACGGCCACGGGCGACGACGTGCCCATCGAGGACCGCGACCCCCGCGAGGTGACCCACGTGGGCCAGACCCAGGTGGTGCCGGACGGGGTTTCCGTGTATAATCTCGCCTTCGACCCCACTCCGGCGGCGCTCATCGCGGGCATCGTCACGGAGCGGGGTGTGCTGCGCCCGCCCTACGGCGAGGCCATCCGCAAACTCTTCGCCTGA
- the gatB gene encoding Asp-tRNA(Asn)/Glu-tRNA(Gln) amidotransferase subunit GatB, producing the protein MARYETVIGLEVHAQLRTASKIFCSCSTAFGDEPNANVCEVCSGMPGVLPVLNARVVEYAAKMGLAVDCRVNLTSVFARKNYFYPDLPKGYQISQFEQPLCEHGHVDIEVDGRVKRVGITRIHMEEDAGKSIHSSAENASFVDLNRTGVPLIEIVSEPDMRGPEEAVAYLKSLRNILVYLGICDGNMEEGSFRCDANVSLRPFGQEEYGIRAELKNMNSFRHVQKAIEYEVARQTALLEDGESVIQETRLYDASKGTTHSMRGKEEAHDYRYFPDPDLVPVVIAADRLEQWRSELPELPKAKMARFMEGYGLGEADAARLTAERPVADYFEAAVAAWNEPKKLSNWMMGEFLREMNQSGKGATDCRMAPESFARLVRLVEEGTISAKNGKDLFQEMFLNGGDPEELVKAKGLTQISDTTALETVVDGVIAANPKEAEAYRGGKTKLVAFFVGQVMRRTKGQANPAVVNELLAKKLSS; encoded by the coding sequence ATGGCCCGGTACGAGACGGTCATCGGCCTGGAGGTCCACGCGCAACTGCGCACGGCCTCCAAGATATTCTGCTCCTGTTCCACGGCCTTCGGCGATGAGCCCAACGCCAACGTCTGCGAGGTCTGCTCCGGCATGCCCGGCGTGCTGCCCGTGCTCAACGCCAGGGTGGTGGAGTACGCGGCCAAGATGGGGTTGGCCGTGGATTGCCGCGTGAACCTGACCTCGGTGTTCGCGCGCAAGAACTATTTCTATCCCGACCTGCCCAAGGGCTACCAGATTTCGCAGTTCGAACAGCCCCTGTGCGAACACGGCCACGTGGACATCGAGGTGGACGGCCGGGTGAAGCGCGTGGGCATCACGCGCATCCATATGGAGGAGGACGCGGGCAAGAGCATCCACTCCTCGGCCGAGAACGCCAGCTTCGTGGACCTGAACCGCACCGGCGTGCCGCTCATCGAGATCGTCAGCGAGCCGGACATGCGCGGCCCCGAGGAGGCCGTGGCCTACCTCAAGTCCCTGCGCAACATCCTGGTCTACCTGGGCATCTGCGACGGGAACATGGAGGAGGGTTCCTTCCGCTGCGACGCCAACGTCTCGCTGCGGCCCTTCGGCCAGGAGGAGTATGGCATCCGGGCGGAGTTGAAGAACATGAACTCCTTCCGCCACGTGCAGAAGGCCATCGAGTACGAGGTGGCCCGCCAGACGGCCTTGCTGGAGGATGGCGAGTCGGTGATCCAGGAGACCCGGCTCTACGATGCCTCCAAGGGCACGACCCACTCCATGCGCGGCAAGGAGGAGGCCCACGACTACCGCTATTTTCCGGACCCGGACTTGGTGCCCGTGGTCATCGCGGCGGATCGGCTGGAGCAGTGGCGCTCCGAACTGCCCGAGCTGCCCAAGGCCAAGATGGCCCGCTTCATGGAGGGCTACGGCCTGGGCGAGGCCGACGCGGCCCGGCTCACGGCCGAGCGGCCCGTCGCCGACTACTTCGAGGCCGCCGTGGCGGCCTGGAACGAGCCCAAGAAGCTCTCCAACTGGATGATGGGCGAGTTCCTGCGCGAGATGAACCAGTCCGGCAAGGGCGCGACCGACTGCCGCATGGCTCCCGAATCCTTCGCCCGGCTCGTGCGCCTGGTCGAGGAGGGGACCATCAGCGCCAAGAACGGCAAGGATCTCTTCCAGGAGATGTTCCTGAACGGCGGCGATCCGGAGGAACTGGTCAAGGCCAAGGGCCTGACCCAGATTTCCGACACCACGGCCCTGGAGACCGTGGTGGACGGGGTGATCGCGGCCAACCCCAAGGAGGCCGAGGCCTACCGGGGCGGAAAGACCAAGCTCGTGGCCTTCTTCGTGGGCCAGGTCATGCGCCGGACCAAGGGCCAGGCCAACCCGGCCGTGGTCAACGAGCTGCTGGCCAAGAAACTCTCGTCCTGA
- a CDS encoding MltA domain-containing protein, which produces MRARLIRLLLAGLACVTLAACAELQLEPDPPAPAPQVAIRTTPPPAPPVCPAPAPASREARESALSASRAASVSGSWFDLRAQGLSSWNDLRTPLQRSLAFLESRPAGTEAVRRGCFRPTWGQLAESARELLELLPRLDAEPQLLAERFLWLAVQPGPVMTAYYTPEIPASLTRRKGYEYPLYGPPPELAQADELGMLPAWPGAAPEGPARGASDSATGTLAGRGLEIAWARDPLDVFFMQVEGSGILRLPDGRHKTAQYAASNGRRFRSLGDILAERGLLAPEQRSRKAVRRFFRDNPHMARELMAENRRFVFFRLDDGPPVGALGKPLTPFVSVATDPNLLPLGSVLILEAEAPDPSGRGTRRIRGPVLPQDVGSAIKGARLDFYMGEGGAVEEAADRVKNRVTAYMLLSKSALVRGSR; this is translated from the coding sequence ATGCGCGCGCGGCTGATCCGTCTTCTGCTGGCGGGGCTGGCCTGCGTGACCCTGGCCGCCTGCGCCGAACTCCAACTGGAGCCCGATCCTCCGGCCCCGGCGCCACAAGTCGCGATCCGGACCACGCCGCCTCCCGCGCCTCCGGTCTGTCCTGCTCCGGCCCCGGCCTCGCGCGAGGCCCGGGAGTCCGCCCTCAGCGCCTCGCGGGCCGCTTCCGTGTCCGGCTCCTGGTTCGACCTGCGCGCCCAGGGCCTGTCCTCCTGGAACGATCTGCGGACGCCCTTGCAGCGCAGCTTGGCCTTCCTGGAATCCCGCCCGGCCGGAACCGAGGCCGTGCGCCGGGGCTGCTTCCGCCCCACCTGGGGACAACTGGCCGAGAGCGCCCGGGAACTGCTGGAACTGCTGCCGCGGCTGGACGCCGAACCCCAGTTGCTGGCCGAGCGTTTCCTCTGGCTGGCCGTGCAGCCCGGGCCCGTGATGACCGCCTATTACACCCCGGAAATTCCGGCCAGCCTGACCCGGCGCAAAGGCTACGAGTATCCGCTCTACGGCCCGCCCCCGGAGCTGGCCCAGGCCGATGAGCTCGGGATGCTGCCCGCCTGGCCCGGCGCGGCTCCCGAAGGCCCGGCGCGCGGCGCCTCGGATTCCGCCACCGGAACGCTGGCGGGGCGAGGGCTGGAGATCGCCTGGGCTCGCGACCCCCTGGACGTGTTCTTCATGCAGGTGGAGGGCTCGGGCATTCTGCGTCTGCCCGACGGACGGCACAAGACCGCCCAATACGCGGCCAGCAACGGCAGGCGCTTCAGATCCCTGGGTGACATCCTGGCCGAGCGCGGCCTGCTGGCCCCGGAACAGCGAAGCCGCAAGGCGGTGCGCCGTTTCTTCCGCGACAATCCGCACATGGCCCGCGAACTCATGGCCGAGAACCGGCGCTTCGTCTTCTTCCGCCTGGACGACGGGCCGCCCGTGGGCGCGCTGGGAAAACCATTGACGCCGTTCGTCAGTGTGGCTACAGACCCGAATCTCCTGCCGCTCGGCTCGGTGCTCATTCTGGAGGCCGAGGCGCCTGATCCCTCGGGGCGTGGAACCCGCCGCATCCGGGGACCGGTCCTGCCCCAGGACGTGGGGTCGGCCATCAAGGGAGCCCGCCTGGACTTCTACATGGGCGAGGGCGGCGCGGTGGAGGAGGCCGCCGACCGGGTCAAGAACCGGGTCACGGCCTACATGCTCCTGAGCAAGAGCGCCCTGGTGCGGGGAAGCCGATGA